A single Microbacterium protaetiae DNA region contains:
- a CDS encoding ABC transporter transmembrane domain-containing protein produces MRDTSRTPGRTSVVDDVTLPGPRARPSKMPAPDARAWTLKVALSQRPWSFVASIGMAASFVCNGLTPVIVGKAVDEAVATSSLIRLVIWIAVLAGVFLLAIATNLISRFMLVRSQQLVSHDLRTMVTDRIQDPRGIAGRDRTAGGLLSIASADTTRVGEIVMMTVMPVGEASAIVYGAILMFTINPWLSVATLLGGVYLVIVAIRVARPLQRRSVARQQAIAEAAATATDVVQGLRILKGLGAILTVRGRYDEVSDIAYRKTIHANAAEARLNGTTEAMGALFVSGLGIAAGALALNGLISVGQLITVVGLSQFLITPMTMFGRNLASRWASAEASGKRIRELLGADFESTAHADTASTDRLLQSLPTGLSVVRGTDPELMALLESLPRNRVIVTPHAADLFDGSVADNVHPVWTIAEEALHVASCDDIPEGPDKRVGENGRMLSGGQRQRVALARAIAFDPEVLVLQDPTTSVDSVTEQIIAERVGAHRGEKITLVFSQAPAWNAVADHHFEVAQVRAMADEHLIVVSR; encoded by the coding sequence GTGCGCGATACATCTCGAACTCCTGGGCGAACAAGCGTCGTCGACGACGTGACGCTGCCCGGGCCGCGTGCGCGCCCCTCCAAGATGCCCGCACCCGACGCGCGGGCATGGACGCTGAAAGTCGCCCTCTCGCAGCGCCCGTGGAGCTTCGTCGCCTCGATCGGAATGGCGGCCTCTTTCGTCTGCAACGGCCTCACGCCGGTCATCGTCGGCAAGGCTGTGGACGAGGCCGTCGCCACGTCGTCGTTGATCCGACTCGTCATCTGGATAGCGGTGCTGGCGGGCGTCTTCTTGCTCGCCATCGCCACGAACTTGATCTCACGCTTCATGCTGGTGCGCTCCCAGCAGCTGGTGAGCCATGATCTGCGCACCATGGTCACCGATCGCATCCAGGACCCCCGCGGCATCGCCGGCCGAGACCGCACCGCCGGAGGGCTGCTGTCGATAGCGTCGGCCGACACCACCAGGGTCGGCGAGATCGTCATGATGACGGTGATGCCGGTCGGCGAGGCCTCGGCCATCGTGTACGGCGCCATTCTGATGTTCACCATCAACCCGTGGCTGAGCGTGGCCACGTTGCTGGGCGGCGTATACCTGGTGATCGTGGCTATCCGAGTGGCGCGGCCGCTGCAGCGCCGCTCGGTGGCACGCCAGCAGGCGATTGCCGAGGCCGCGGCGACCGCCACCGATGTCGTGCAGGGGTTGCGCATCCTCAAGGGACTGGGGGCGATCCTTACCGTTCGTGGCCGCTACGACGAGGTCTCCGACATCGCGTACCGCAAGACCATCCATGCCAACGCCGCCGAAGCGCGCCTCAACGGAACCACCGAGGCCATGGGCGCGTTGTTCGTCAGCGGCCTGGGCATCGCCGCCGGCGCTCTGGCGCTGAACGGGCTGATAAGTGTCGGCCAGCTCATCACGGTCGTCGGTCTGAGCCAGTTCCTCATCACGCCGATGACGATGTTCGGCAGGAACCTCGCTTCGCGCTGGGCGTCGGCCGAGGCATCCGGAAAGCGCATCCGCGAGCTGCTCGGCGCCGACTTCGAGAGCACTGCGCACGCGGACACCGCCAGCACCGATCGTCTGCTGCAGTCCCTTCCGACCGGCTTGAGCGTCGTACGCGGCACCGACCCCGAGCTGATGGCACTCCTGGAGTCACTGCCCCGGAACCGCGTCATCGTCACCCCGCACGCCGCCGATCTGTTCGATGGCAGCGTCGCCGACAACGTGCACCCGGTCTGGACCATCGCCGAGGAAGCCCTCCATGTCGCCAGCTGTGATGACATCCCCGAAGGCCCCGACAAGCGCGTGGGCGAGAACGGGCGGATGCTCTCGGGCGGGCAACGGCAGCGCGTTGCGCTGGCCCGCGCCATCGCGTTCGATCCCGAAGTGCTCGTGTTGCAGGATCCGACCACCTCGGTCGACTCGGTCACGGAGCAGATCATCGCCGAGC
- a CDS encoding NAD(P)-dependent oxidoreductase, with amino-acid sequence MARIVILHPGAMGAAVGRAVHDAGHDVGWIAEARSPATADRAAAAGLHAWSGVDEADVVISLVPPAVALATARSVAGFAGVYIDANAISPARAAEVAGIVRSGGAEYVDASVVGPPPVQEGTTRLYLSGSAAPRAAELFAQSRLEPVVLDGVEYAASALKMAYASWTKISAALVLAAEGTARAHGVADALHAEWRRSQPDLEQRGERAAISAEQKGWRWVDEMRQIAETFDAAGEPAGFGDAAAAVYKMFPRP; translated from the coding sequence ATGGCACGCATCGTGATTCTGCACCCGGGCGCCATGGGCGCCGCTGTCGGCCGCGCTGTGCACGACGCCGGTCACGACGTGGGCTGGATCGCCGAGGCACGCAGCCCCGCCACGGCCGACCGTGCCGCTGCGGCCGGTCTGCACGCGTGGTCCGGCGTCGATGAGGCGGACGTGGTCATCTCGCTTGTTCCGCCGGCGGTCGCTCTGGCCACAGCACGCAGCGTCGCCGGCTTCGCCGGTGTGTATATCGATGCCAACGCGATAAGTCCTGCACGCGCGGCCGAGGTGGCGGGCATCGTCCGCTCGGGTGGAGCGGAATACGTCGATGCGAGCGTCGTGGGCCCGCCGCCGGTGCAGGAAGGAACCACACGCCTGTACCTATCGGGGTCGGCGGCACCGCGCGCGGCCGAGCTGTTCGCCCAGTCGCGTCTGGAGCCCGTCGTCCTCGACGGGGTGGAGTACGCAGCGTCGGCGCTGAAGATGGCGTACGCGTCGTGGACCAAGATCAGCGCGGCCCTTGTCCTGGCCGCCGAGGGCACCGCTCGCGCACACGGGGTCGCCGACGCCCTGCACGCAGAGTGGCGCCGGTCGCAGCCCGATCTCGAGCAGCGCGGGGAACGCGCCGCCATCAGCGCCGAGCAGAAGGGCTGGCGCTGGGTGGACGAGATGCGTCAGATCGCCGAGACCTTCGATGCCGCCGGCGAGCCCGCCGGCTTCGGCGACGCCGCTGCGGCGGTCTACAAGATGTTTCCGCGACCCTGA
- a CDS encoding cation transporter, which produces MAAASRSSSRGENRALAVSMAGSAVLGTGGVVWGVIIGSQIVLFDGVVTLAGIMLVLVSMIAARVAASRPTTDYPYGRHAATPLAVTLQGAALVGALVYGASEAVTVIVAGGSAPAGVAVAAYGVVAALASVVVIMLLATHARSSPLAHAELVSWRSGAYLSGVVVLGGVASAVLTANDLDTVAGFLDPSLVLLATILMLPMALGLVREGGRELLEAAPPRELAEQVDAAVERVRRRHDLPVPVVRSTKLGRRLYVDVGFVVPDSDWDVAHEDEVRHELTDELGGLDYDVIAGVIITRDPRLFE; this is translated from the coding sequence ATGGCCGCGGCATCCCGATCCTCATCCCGCGGCGAGAACCGCGCCCTCGCGGTGAGCATGGCGGGCTCGGCTGTTCTCGGCACCGGAGGCGTCGTGTGGGGCGTGATCATCGGGTCGCAGATAGTGCTCTTCGACGGCGTCGTGACGCTGGCCGGCATCATGCTCGTGCTCGTCTCGATGATCGCCGCACGCGTCGCCGCTTCACGTCCGACCACCGACTACCCCTACGGGCGGCACGCTGCCACACCGCTGGCGGTGACCTTGCAGGGCGCGGCCCTGGTGGGCGCCCTCGTCTATGGAGCCAGCGAGGCCGTCACCGTGATCGTCGCCGGTGGGTCGGCTCCTGCCGGCGTCGCCGTCGCCGCCTACGGCGTGGTCGCGGCCCTGGCCAGTGTCGTGGTCATCATGCTTCTCGCGACGCACGCGAGATCATCGCCGTTGGCCCACGCCGAGCTGGTCTCTTGGCGGTCGGGCGCCTACCTCAGCGGGGTGGTCGTGCTCGGCGGGGTCGCATCGGCCGTGCTGACGGCGAACGACCTCGACACCGTGGCCGGATTCCTCGACCCGTCGCTGGTGCTGCTTGCCACGATCCTGATGCTGCCGATGGCACTGGGACTGGTGCGCGAGGGGGGACGCGAGCTTCTCGAGGCCGCCCCACCGCGAGAGTTGGCCGAGCAAGTGGATGCCGCGGTCGAACGCGTCCGCAGGCGTCATGACTTGCCCGTACCGGTCGTGCGCTCCACCAAGCTCGGTCGGCGGCTGTATGTCGACGTGGGCTTCGTCGTGCCCGATTCAGATTGGGATGTCGCACACGAAGACGAGGTGCGGCACGAGCTCACCGACGAGCTCGGCGGTTTGGATTACGACGTGATCGCCGGTGTGATCATCACCCGCGACCCTCGCTTGTTCGAGTGA
- a CDS encoding bifunctional nitrate reductase/sulfite reductase flavoprotein subunit alpha — MTAVETTTVKSACSYCGVGCGMLLQITTDPQTGRRRVTKAIGDKQHPANFGRLCTKGATSADMLGAGGRLEQAQVRPERGAPLEPRTTSEVITETGHRLRAIIDEHGPDAFALYVSGQMSLEAQYLANKLAKGFIGTNQIESNSRLCMASAGTGYKLSLGADGPPGSYQDFDHADVFLVTGANMADCHPILFLRMMDRVKAGAKLIVVDPRRTATADKADLFLQLKPGTDLALLNGLLHLLVESGDIDAGFIADCTEGWEQMPAFLTDYPPARVAELTGLREQDLRTAARWIGEAGTWMSCWTMGLNQSTHGTWNTNALINLHLATGAICRPGSGPFSLTGQPNAMGGREMGYMGPGLPGQRSVLDAEDRRFTEQAWGIAQGSLRTDVSGGTIDMFRRIADGDIKACWIIGTNPVASVAGRGVVIEGLERAELVIAQDVFLETETNAYADILLPGTLWAESTAVAVNSERNLTLLEQAVDPVGEAMPDWRIIADIAAAMGYGEAFAYDTVEQVFDELTRFANPQTGYDLRGISYDRLRRTSVQWPSGPQDAGRDAADDDGRNPIRYLGDGPRPRFATPSGRAVFFARPHMDAKEMPDDDYPFILNTGRLQHQWHTMTKTGKVAALMKLSPGPFVEIHPQDAARLEVCDGDTLELASRRGRAVLPAVVTERVQAGSLFAPFHWNDSFGEYLAVNAVTNDAVDPLSFQPEFKITAVSVTRVAAPPTSIGDAPGVEAHPRAHEPAVTVGATVLGALAPARVDPPVLSNAQIHYLHGLVWALERTATPVTPTLPHSAPFDSPVREWIDGMLAGLFADAQGGSSPRAATPAAASFPRAPRSKILVLWASQTGNAEEHAVAYADRLREGGYDVDLVGMDACDPTALSTAGVVLVVTSTFGDGDSPDNGEAFWAALAGDTAPALNGVRYAVLAFGDSSYDQFCGHGKRLDDRLAELGARRLTARADCEPGDEAPADAWLERVLEQLRSTQPASAVVGARTSTSTPATGYSRRAPLITRVALNRVLSARGSTKEVRQFGFATESGFSYRAGDALSVRPRNSADAVASWLAVTGLDGETVVELDGVGTLSLAEAATHHLEIVNIGRDLLRFVNEHAGDRDLATLLRSDNTLKLQQWLWGRQAIDVLAEYPVTASADAWLTALKRLQPRLYSISSSPLAHPDDVQLTVSAVRFAYEGQQRNGVCSTFLADRSDTAEVPVFVQQTSHFRPPDDPRVPMIMVGPGTGVAPFRAFLQERQALGHTAANWLFFGERNSDTDFYYRDELQGWCDDGVLTHLSLAFSRDQRQKIYVQDRMREQGARLWSWLQDGAHFYVCGDARRMAKDVDRVLHDIARQHGKLSAEDAAAYVTDLAKQRRYVRDVY, encoded by the coding sequence GTGACCGCAGTCGAGACCACGACCGTGAAGTCCGCGTGCTCGTACTGCGGCGTCGGCTGCGGGATGCTGCTGCAGATCACCACCGATCCGCAGACGGGCCGGCGCAGGGTGACCAAGGCGATCGGCGACAAGCAGCACCCTGCCAACTTCGGCCGACTATGCACGAAGGGCGCGACCAGCGCCGACATGCTCGGCGCCGGCGGTCGGCTCGAACAGGCGCAGGTGCGGCCCGAGCGCGGCGCGCCCCTGGAGCCGCGGACGACGAGCGAGGTCATCACCGAGACCGGTCATCGGCTGCGCGCGATCATCGACGAGCACGGGCCCGATGCGTTCGCGCTGTATGTGTCGGGGCAGATGTCGCTGGAGGCGCAGTACCTGGCCAACAAGCTGGCCAAGGGCTTCATCGGCACCAACCAGATCGAGTCGAACTCCCGGCTGTGCATGGCCAGTGCCGGCACGGGATACAAGCTGTCGCTGGGTGCCGACGGCCCGCCCGGCTCGTACCAGGACTTCGACCACGCCGATGTCTTCCTGGTCACCGGCGCCAACATGGCCGACTGCCACCCGATCCTGTTCCTGCGCATGATGGACCGGGTCAAAGCCGGTGCCAAGCTCATCGTGGTCGACCCCCGGCGTACCGCGACTGCCGACAAAGCCGACCTGTTCCTGCAGCTCAAGCCCGGGACAGACCTGGCACTGCTGAACGGACTGCTGCATCTGCTCGTCGAGAGCGGTGACATCGATGCGGGCTTCATCGCGGACTGCACCGAGGGATGGGAGCAGATGCCCGCCTTTCTCACCGACTATCCGCCGGCGAGAGTCGCCGAGCTGACCGGGCTGCGCGAACAGGATCTGCGCACCGCGGCGCGGTGGATCGGCGAAGCCGGCACCTGGATGTCGTGCTGGACCATGGGTCTGAACCAGAGCACGCACGGCACCTGGAACACCAATGCGCTCATCAACCTGCATCTGGCCACCGGTGCTATCTGCCGCCCCGGCAGCGGACCGTTCTCGTTGACGGGCCAGCCGAACGCGATGGGCGGTCGCGAGATGGGGTACATGGGTCCGGGGCTGCCCGGTCAGCGCAGTGTGCTCGACGCCGAAGACCGGCGGTTCACCGAGCAGGCCTGGGGCATTGCACAGGGAAGCCTGCGCACCGATGTCAGCGGTGGCACGATCGACATGTTCCGCCGCATTGCCGACGGCGACATCAAGGCGTGCTGGATCATCGGAACGAACCCGGTCGCCTCGGTCGCCGGACGCGGTGTCGTCATCGAGGGACTCGAGCGGGCAGAGCTGGTGATCGCCCAGGACGTCTTTCTCGAGACCGAGACCAACGCCTACGCCGACATCCTTCTCCCGGGCACGCTGTGGGCGGAGTCCACTGCAGTCGCCGTCAATTCCGAGCGGAACCTCACGCTGCTCGAACAGGCTGTCGACCCCGTCGGCGAGGCGATGCCCGACTGGCGGATCATCGCCGACATCGCCGCCGCGATGGGATACGGCGAGGCTTTCGCCTACGACACCGTCGAGCAGGTCTTCGACGAGCTCACGCGGTTCGCGAACCCCCAGACGGGATACGACCTGCGCGGCATCAGCTATGACCGCCTGCGCCGCACGTCCGTGCAATGGCCGAGCGGTCCACAAGACGCGGGGCGGGATGCCGCAGACGACGACGGCCGCAACCCGATCAGGTACCTCGGCGACGGCCCACGCCCCCGGTTCGCAACCCCGTCGGGACGGGCCGTCTTCTTCGCGCGCCCCCACATGGACGCCAAGGAGATGCCCGACGACGACTACCCGTTCATCCTCAACACCGGCCGATTGCAGCACCAGTGGCACACCATGACCAAGACGGGCAAGGTCGCCGCGCTCATGAAGCTCAGCCCCGGGCCGTTCGTCGAGATCCATCCGCAGGATGCCGCGCGGCTGGAGGTCTGCGACGGCGATACGCTCGAACTCGCCTCACGTCGCGGACGCGCCGTGCTTCCTGCCGTGGTGACCGAGCGGGTGCAGGCCGGCAGCCTTTTCGCACCGTTCCACTGGAACGACAGTTTCGGCGAGTATCTCGCGGTCAATGCGGTGACCAACGACGCCGTCGATCCGCTCTCGTTTCAGCCAGAGTTCAAGATCACCGCGGTGTCGGTGACGCGGGTCGCGGCGCCGCCCACCTCCATCGGCGACGCACCCGGCGTCGAAGCGCACCCCCGCGCCCACGAACCGGCAGTCACGGTCGGTGCGACCGTGCTGGGCGCCCTCGCACCCGCGCGCGTCGACCCGCCGGTGCTCTCCAACGCCCAGATCCACTACCTGCACGGGCTGGTCTGGGCGCTGGAGCGCACCGCGACACCGGTGACCCCGACACTGCCGCACAGCGCCCCCTTCGACTCCCCAGTGCGCGAGTGGATCGACGGCATGCTCGCCGGGCTGTTCGCCGACGCGCAGGGCGGGTCTTCGCCCCGTGCAGCGACGCCGGCTGCGGCATCCTTCCCGCGCGCGCCCCGATCGAAGATCCTCGTGCTCTGGGCGTCGCAGACCGGAAACGCCGAAGAACACGCCGTCGCCTACGCCGACCGCTTGCGCGAGGGCGGATACGACGTCGACCTGGTCGGAATGGACGCGTGCGATCCGACCGCGCTGTCCACGGCAGGCGTCGTGCTTGTTGTCACCAGCACGTTCGGCGACGGGGACTCCCCCGACAACGGCGAAGCCTTCTGGGCGGCCCTGGCAGGCGATACCGCACCGGCGCTGAACGGCGTTCGCTACGCGGTGCTGGCGTTCGGCGACTCGAGCTATGACCAGTTCTGCGGTCACGGCAAACGACTCGACGACCGGTTGGCCGAGCTCGGCGCCCGGCGGCTGACCGCCCGTGCCGACTGTGAACCCGGCGACGAGGCACCGGCCGACGCCTGGCTTGAGCGCGTGCTCGAGCAGCTGCGCTCGACACAGCCGGCGTCGGCGGTCGTCGGCGCGCGCACGTCAACATCCACCCCGGCGACCGGGTACTCGCGGCGAGCGCCGCTCATCACCCGTGTCGCGCTCAATCGGGTGCTCAGCGCCCGCGGGTCGACGAAAGAGGTCCGCCAGTTCGGCTTCGCCACCGAGTCCGGCTTCTCCTACCGCGCCGGTGACGCGCTCAGCGTGCGACCACGCAACAGTGCCGACGCTGTCGCGTCGTGGCTGGCGGTCACCGGCCTCGACGGCGAGACCGTCGTCGAGCTCGACGGGGTGGGCACCCTCTCACTGGCCGAGGCGGCGACTCATCACCTCGAGATCGTCAACATCGGCCGCGACCTGCTGCGCTTCGTCAACGAGCATGCGGGTGACCGCGACCTGGCGACGCTCTTGCGCTCTGACAACACACTCAAGCTGCAGCAGTGGCTGTGGGGGCGTCAGGCCATCGATGTGCTCGCGGAGTATCCCGTCACCGCATCGGCCGACGCGTGGCTGACAGCACTCAAGCGTCTGCAGCCGCGGCTGTACTCCATCTCATCGAGTCCGCTGGCCCACCCCGACGATGTGCAGCTGACGGTATCGGCGGTGCGCTTCGCCTACGAGGGGCAGCAGCGCAACGGCGTGTGCTCGACGTTTCTCGCCGACCGCAGCGACACGGCAGAGGTTCCGGTGTTCGTGCAGCAGACCTCGCACTTCCGCCCTCCCGATGACCCCCGCGTGCCGATGATCATGGTGGGACCCGGAACGGGTGTGGCACCGTTCCGCGCCTTTCTGCAGGAGCGCCAGGCTCTGGGCCACACCGCGGCGAACTGGCTGTTCTTCGGCGAGCGCAACTCCGACACCGATTTCTACTACCGAGACGAGCTGCAGGGCTGGTGCGACGACGGCGTGCTCACGCACCTCAGCCTCGCGTTCTCGCGCGATCAGCGTCAGAAGATCTATGTGCAAGACCGCATGCGCGAGCAGGGCGCCCGACTCTGGTCGTGGCTGCAGGACGGCGCGCACTTCTACGTCTGCGGCGACGCGCGCCGCATGGCCAAGGATGTCGATCGTGTGCTGCACGATATCGCCCGGCAGCACGGCAAGCTCTCGGCAGAGGATGCGGCCGCCTACGTCACCGATCTGGCCAAACAGCGACGGTATGTGCGCGACGTCTACTGA
- a CDS encoding YchJ family protein has protein sequence MHEPRTAEDLMRSRFAAFRDGDAAWLLRTWHPSTRPATMDLSDNPRWRGLQIVDVVGGGPDDHDGIVEFRATYLADGGGVGVLQERSRFMRENGRWFYVDGDVR, from the coding sequence GTGCACGAGCCGCGAACCGCCGAGGATCTCATGCGCTCGCGCTTCGCCGCGTTCCGTGACGGCGATGCCGCGTGGTTGCTGCGGACGTGGCATCCGAGCACTCGTCCGGCCACGATGGACCTGTCGGATAATCCCCGCTGGCGGGGACTGCAGATCGTCGATGTGGTCGGTGGCGGCCCCGACGACCATGACGGCATCGTCGAGTTTCGCGCGACGTATCTCGCCGACGGTGGGGGCGTGGGCGTGCTGCAGGAGCGCTCGCGGTTCATGCGCGAGAACGGACGCTGGTTCTACGTCGACGGCGATGTGCGCTGA
- a CDS encoding DNA-formamidopyrimidine glycosylase family protein: MPESPEVQALAEWLDEQVTGCRIREVDLIEFRAVKTRTRSLATLVGERIEGVRRVGKYLDVRLEREHLVVSLGRHGWVQWVAQGEPVVVDAQAPALASLTVDAGTILFTDAGTWVSLGLWVVDEPTNVSGVAKLGPDPLDPGFAQEAVDAAVAGRRKQLKAILQEQESFAGIGNAYSDEILHRARLSPVVHGDRLSARQRADLFTAMRDVLRDAAAARRGIPIDKLTQAKTDAMRVHGRGGTACPVCAGIVRDFRFGGTSAQYCPTCQTGGELLE; encoded by the coding sequence ATGCCGGAGTCGCCGGAGGTGCAGGCGCTCGCCGAGTGGCTCGACGAGCAGGTGACGGGATGCCGCATCCGCGAGGTCGATCTCATCGAGTTCCGGGCCGTCAAGACGCGCACTCGCAGCCTCGCGACTCTCGTGGGGGAGCGGATCGAGGGTGTGCGTCGCGTGGGCAAGTATCTCGACGTGCGTCTGGAGCGTGAGCACCTGGTGGTCTCGCTCGGGCGGCATGGCTGGGTGCAGTGGGTTGCCCAGGGTGAGCCGGTCGTCGTCGATGCGCAGGCTCCGGCGCTGGCGAGCCTCACGGTGGACGCCGGCACGATCTTGTTCACGGACGCCGGCACCTGGGTCTCGCTCGGACTGTGGGTGGTCGATGAGCCGACGAATGTGTCCGGCGTCGCGAAGCTCGGCCCCGACCCGCTCGACCCTGGCTTCGCTCAGGAGGCGGTGGATGCCGCGGTCGCCGGTCGGCGCAAGCAGTTGAAGGCCATCCTCCAGGAACAGGAGTCGTTCGCCGGCATCGGCAACGCCTACTCGGATGAGATCCTCCACCGAGCACGCCTGTCGCCCGTCGTGCACGGCGACCGACTGTCGGCCCGGCAGCGGGCGGACCTGTTCACGGCGATGCGTGATGTGCTGCGGGATGCGGCGGCGGCGCGCCGCGGCATCCCGATCGACAAGCTCACGCAGGCGAAGACCGACGCGATGCGGGTGCACGGTCGCGGCGGCACGGCGTGCCCCGTCTGCGCCGGTATCGTCCGCGACTTCCGGTTCGGGGGCACGAGCGCGCAGTACTGTCCGACCTGCCAGACCGGCGGCGAACTGCTCGAGTGA
- a CDS encoding VOC family protein, whose amino-acid sequence MLVIGAVVIRVTDLEGQIGFWTRALDYVVREPVDDDFALLRPREGEGPAVSLDAHHSERVLPPRIHLDLYAEDQRAEVARLAELGAREVPWDRRPVDADYVIMEDPEGNRFCVIDAEGWTGWAARRLR is encoded by the coding sequence ATGCTCGTCATCGGCGCGGTCGTCATCCGGGTCACTGATCTCGAGGGTCAGATAGGGTTCTGGACGCGCGCGCTCGATTACGTCGTGCGCGAGCCGGTCGATGACGACTTCGCCCTGCTCCGCCCGCGTGAGGGCGAAGGACCGGCCGTCTCCCTCGACGCCCACCACTCCGAGCGGGTGCTCCCGCCGCGTATCCACCTCGATCTGTATGCCGAAGACCAACGCGCCGAGGTCGCCCGTCTCGCCGAACTCGGCGCACGCGAGGTGCCGTGGGATCGCCGTCCGGTCGACGCCGATTACGTGATCATGGAAGATCCCGAGGGCAACCGCTTTTGCGTCATCGACGCCGAAGGGTGGACGGGGTGGGCGGCGCGGCGGTTGCGCTGA
- a CDS encoding PadR family transcriptional regulator, with amino-acid sequence MRIGKDLVAASATPLVLGILADGESYGYAILQRIGELSGGQLDFSDGMLYPLLHRLERLGHIESNWAQSPTGRARKLYRLTREGRSALVEQRRQWSVVSDALRNVWQNGPSPALGEA; translated from the coding sequence ATGCGGATCGGCAAAGATCTCGTCGCGGCGTCCGCGACACCACTGGTTCTCGGCATCCTGGCCGACGGTGAATCGTACGGCTACGCGATCCTGCAGCGGATCGGTGAGCTCTCGGGCGGACAGCTCGACTTCAGCGACGGGATGCTGTACCCGCTGTTGCACCGGCTCGAGAGGCTGGGGCACATCGAATCGAACTGGGCGCAGTCGCCCACCGGGCGCGCGCGCAAGCTGTACCGGCTGACTCGCGAGGGAAGGTCAGCGCTTGTCGAACAGCGCAGGCAATGGAGCGTGGTCAGCGACGCGCTGCGCAACGTCTGGCAGAACGGGCCGTCGCCGGCACTGGGGGAGGCATGA
- a CDS encoding permease prefix domain 1-containing protein gives MDTDIETRIGQWRGYLSRRPALRPDDVRELEAHLRDQIDGLQSGGLSEDEAFLIAVGRIGKIDEVSREYAREHSDRLWKQLIGPDEQAATAQRGERRSFVLALAMAVGAGLAVKLPWLLGLWGYDSADFILRNAPALVLVFLAGYLLLRRRASVRTWIIVAVPFAVTFTVMNVFPFALNGTTLVLAAIHVIVGLWLTTGIAYMNGAWRSHTARMDFLRFTGEWFVYLALIALGGGLLAGLTLGVFSAVGTNLDVFVSEWMIPCGAAGAVVIAAWLVEIKQSVIENIAPVLTRVFTPLFTALLLALIVSAGIHGSFIEEGRELLIMFDIVLLVVVALLLYSISARDPQQRVGWFDRLQLLMIVAALVVDVLVLVAIMGRIGEFGASANKLATLGVNLVLFVNLAGGAWWHLRFIMRRSTFAAVERWQTGYLPVYAAWAAVVVLVFPPVFGFA, from the coding sequence ATGGACACCGACATCGAGACCCGCATCGGCCAATGGCGCGGGTATCTCTCGCGGCGCCCGGCGCTGCGTCCCGACGACGTCCGCGAGCTCGAGGCGCACTTGCGCGACCAGATCGACGGGCTTCAGTCTGGAGGACTCAGCGAAGACGAGGCGTTCCTCATCGCCGTGGGTCGCATCGGCAAGATCGACGAGGTGTCCCGCGAGTACGCGCGCGAGCACTCCGACCGGCTGTGGAAACAGCTCATCGGACCGGATGAGCAGGCCGCAACGGCGCAGCGGGGCGAGCGACGAAGTTTCGTGCTCGCGCTCGCGATGGCCGTGGGCGCGGGACTGGCCGTCAAACTGCCGTGGCTGCTCGGGCTGTGGGGCTACGACTCGGCGGACTTCATCCTGCGCAACGCACCCGCACTCGTGCTCGTCTTCCTTGCCGGCTATCTGCTGTTGCGGCGCAGGGCCTCGGTACGCACCTGGATCATCGTTGCCGTGCCGTTCGCCGTGACATTCACGGTGATGAACGTGTTCCCGTTCGCGCTGAACGGCACGACGCTGGTGTTGGCGGCGATCCACGTGATCGTGGGTCTATGGCTCACCACCGGCATCGCGTACATGAACGGCGCGTGGCGTTCGCACACCGCGCGCATGGACTTCCTCCGATTCACGGGGGAGTGGTTCGTCTACCTCGCGCTGATCGCGCTCGGCGGTGGTCTTCTTGCCGGTCTCACCCTGGGTGTCTTCTCAGCGGTCGGAACGAACCTGGACGTCTTTGTCAGCGAGTGGATGATCCCCTGCGGCGCCGCCGGCGCCGTCGTGATCGCGGCCTGGCTCGTGGAGATCAAGCAGAGCGTCATCGAGAACATCGCCCCCGTGCTCACCCGCGTTTTCACCCCGTTGTTCACGGCGCTTCTGCTCGCGCTGATCGTGTCCGCCGGCATCCATGGCAGCTTCATTGAGGAGGGGCGGGAACTTCTCATCATGTTCGACATCGTGCTGCTCGTCGTTGTCGCCCTGCTGCTGTACTCCATCTCGGCACGTGATCCGCAGCAGCGCGTGGGCTGGTTCGACCGGCTGCAGCTGCTGATGATCGTCGCAGCGCTCGTGGTCGACGTGCTCGTGCTGGTCGCCATCATGGGGCGGATCGGCGAGTTCGGTGCGAGTGCCAACAAGCTCGCGACGCTCGGAGTGAACCTCGTGCTGTTCGTGAACCTCGCCGGCGGCGCCTGGTGGCATCTGCGATTCATCATGCGTCGCTCGACGTTCGCCGCCGTCGAGCGCTGGCAGACCGGATATCTGCCGGTGTATGCCGCGTGGGCGGCTGTCGTCGTGCTCGTCTTCCCGCCCGTGTTCGGCTTCGCCTGA